The Methylomicrobium lacus LW14 genome window below encodes:
- the kdsA gene encoding 3-deoxy-8-phosphooctulonate synthase, whose amino-acid sequence MQLCGFEVGLDKPLFLIAGPCVIESEQLALDTAGYLKEVTQELNIPFIYKSSFDKANRSSHESFRGLGVERGLEILAKVKKEIGVPVLTDVHEDTPLAEVAKVVDVMQTPAFLCRQTNFIQSVAACGIPVNIKKGQFLAPWDMANVASKAKAAGNEQIMVCERGVSFGYNNLVSDMRSLAVMRDTGCPVVFDATHSVQLPGGQGSCSGGQREFVPVLARAAVAVGISGLFMETHPNPAEAKSDGPNSWPMHRIKELLEVLLTIDQAVKSQSLIETTI is encoded by the coding sequence ATGCAATTATGTGGTTTTGAAGTCGGCCTCGACAAGCCGTTGTTTTTGATCGCCGGTCCCTGCGTGATCGAAAGCGAGCAACTGGCGCTGGATACGGCCGGCTATCTGAAGGAAGTGACGCAGGAACTGAACATTCCTTTTATTTACAAGTCGTCGTTCGACAAGGCCAACCGGTCGTCGCATGAAAGCTTCCGCGGCCTCGGCGTCGAGCGCGGGCTCGAAATCCTGGCGAAAGTCAAAAAAGAGATCGGCGTGCCGGTGTTGACCGACGTGCACGAGGACACGCCGCTTGCAGAAGTCGCGAAAGTCGTCGACGTGATGCAGACCCCGGCTTTCCTGTGCCGGCAGACCAATTTCATCCAGAGCGTTGCGGCCTGCGGCATTCCGGTCAACATCAAGAAAGGCCAGTTTCTGGCGCCGTGGGACATGGCGAATGTCGCGAGCAAGGCGAAGGCGGCCGGCAATGAGCAGATCATGGTCTGCGAACGCGGCGTCTCGTTCGGTTATAACAACCTGGTCTCCGACATGCGCTCGCTGGCGGTGATGCGCGATACCGGCTGTCCGGTCGTGTTCGATGCGACCCATTCGGTGCAGTTGCCGGGCGGGCAGGGCAGTTGCTCGGGCGGCCAGCGCGAATTCGTGCCGGTATTGGCGCGGGCCGCGGTCGCGGTCGGCATCTCCGGCCTGTTCATGGAAACGCATCCGAATCCGGCCGAGGCCAAGAGCGACGGCCCGAATTCGTGGCCGATGCACCGAATCAAAGAATTACTCGAAGTTTTATTAACCATCGATCAGGCGGTGAAAAGCCAAAGCCTGATAGAAACAACAATCTAA
- the ispD gene encoding 2-C-methyl-D-erythritol 4-phosphate cytidylyltransferase: MTQALKFWAVVPAAGVGKRMQSDRPKQYLELAGKTVIEQTLIRLLGAEVFSVVAVAISVEDPYWPELELARDPRIVTAPGGKERADSVLSALKTLQGRADDNDWVLVHDAARPCITSEDIHQLIDTLADDPVGGILALSSHDTLKDVQGNAIVGTLDRRHIWRALTPQMFRYGMLRAALIEAEGNPMITDEASALELKGLKPKIVEGRPDNLKITRPEDLALATFYLEQQAAP, translated from the coding sequence ATGACTCAAGCACTCAAATTCTGGGCCGTGGTGCCCGCGGCCGGCGTCGGCAAGCGCATGCAGTCCGACCGCCCCAAACAATATCTCGAACTGGCCGGCAAAACGGTGATCGAGCAAACCCTGATCCGCCTCTTGGGCGCCGAGGTATTCTCCGTGGTCGCGGTGGCGATTTCGGTGGAAGACCCTTACTGGCCCGAACTCGAATTAGCGCGCGATCCCCGGATCGTGACCGCTCCCGGCGGCAAGGAAAGGGCCGATTCGGTGCTGTCCGCGTTGAAGACGCTGCAGGGCCGCGCCGATGACAACGACTGGGTGCTGGTGCATGATGCGGCGCGGCCCTGCATCACCTCCGAAGACATTCATCAATTAATCGATACCCTGGCCGATGACCCGGTCGGCGGCATCCTGGCGCTGTCCTCGCACGATACGTTGAAAGACGTGCAGGGCAATGCGATCGTCGGCACGCTCGACCGCCGCCATATCTGGCGCGCGTTGACGCCGCAGATGTTTCGCTACGGCATGTTGAGAGCCGCGCTGATCGAAGCCGAAGGCAATCCGATGATTACCGATGAAGCCAGCGCGCTGGAGTTGAAGGGCCTCAAGCCAAAAATCGTCGAAGGCCGGCCCGACAATCTCAAAATCACCCGGCCCGAAGACTTGGCGCTGGCAACATTTTATCTGGAGCAACAAGCGGCTCCGTAA
- the ispF gene encoding 2-C-methyl-D-erythritol 2,4-cyclodiphosphate synthase, giving the protein MRIGQGYDVHRFNEGDHIILGGVTIPYEKGLEAHSDGDVVLHALADALLGAAALGDIGKHFPDTDPEFKGADSRVLLRHVYGVVRDKGYRLVNADITIIAQAPKMAPHIAAMCRNIAEDLETEVDCINVKATTTEKLGFEGRKEGIAVQAVVLVE; this is encoded by the coding sequence ATGAGAATAGGGCAGGGTTATGATGTGCACCGCTTCAATGAGGGCGATCACATCATTTTGGGCGGCGTTACGATTCCTTACGAGAAAGGGCTCGAAGCGCATTCGGATGGCGACGTGGTGCTGCATGCGCTGGCCGATGCGCTGCTCGGCGCCGCCGCGCTGGGCGACATCGGCAAGCATTTTCCGGACACCGATCCTGAGTTCAAAGGCGCGGACAGCCGCGTATTGCTGCGCCATGTGTATGGCGTCGTGCGGGACAAGGGCTACCGGTTGGTCAATGCCGACATCACGATCATCGCGCAAGCGCCGAAAATGGCGCCGCATATTGCCGCGATGTGCCGAAACATTGCCGAAGATTTAGAGACCGAAGTCGACTGCATCAATGTGAAGGCCACCACGACCGAGAAGCTCGGCTTCGAAGGCCGTAAGGAAGGGATTGCGGTGCAGGCGGTGGTGTTGGTCGAATAA
- a CDS encoding tetratricopeptide repeat protein, which yields MRHSGPKIHSTAEKLKLAIDAHRQGRLDEAEKIYRAVLKTQPSNPDALHFFGVLLHQRGRSSEAIARIERALRMNPQYLDARMNLGNIYKETGDMAKAAAIYRKVLALEPEHAGAYNNLGVVLRKTGDLEESVRMLQTALSLAPDNADFLHNLGNSYQDQNEIQKAAEVYLQSIALKPKQKDAYESLWQMWHLKGQFDAAAEVLGKWLEVDPGSPIAKHYLSASIGADIPERASDAYIQQTFDGFAASFDEVLQRLDYRAPELTAQAVAEIFPEAQNRLFVLDAGCGTGLCGVYLKPYARQLIGVDLSPAMLHKAQGRDLYDELAEAELVEYIGRYAAAFDLIVSADTLCYFGELRPFFGAAGKALKAGGCLVFTLEKIEDGERRDFKLNHHGRYSHDSDYVTQALEACGLTLLSRRTVVLRMERGEPVAGLLVTATVK from the coding sequence ATGCGACATAGCGGGCCAAAAATCCACAGCACAGCCGAAAAGCTCAAACTCGCTATCGACGCCCATCGGCAAGGACGCCTGGACGAGGCTGAAAAAATCTACCGTGCGGTGTTGAAAACCCAGCCGTCGAATCCCGATGCGCTGCATTTTTTCGGCGTGCTGCTGCATCAGCGCGGACGCAGCTCTGAGGCGATTGCCCGTATCGAGCGGGCCTTGCGGATGAATCCCCAGTATTTGGATGCCCGGATGAATCTGGGCAATATTTACAAAGAGACCGGCGATATGGCAAAAGCCGCCGCGATTTATCGTAAAGTGCTGGCGCTGGAGCCGGAGCATGCCGGTGCATACAATAATCTCGGTGTCGTGCTCAGGAAAACCGGCGACCTGGAAGAGTCAGTGCGGATGCTGCAAACAGCGCTCTCGCTGGCCCCGGATAATGCCGATTTTCTGCACAACCTAGGCAACAGCTATCAGGATCAGAATGAAATCCAGAAAGCTGCGGAGGTCTATCTCCAGTCGATAGCGTTGAAGCCGAAGCAAAAGGACGCCTATGAAAGCCTATGGCAGATGTGGCATCTCAAGGGCCAGTTCGATGCTGCCGCAGAAGTGTTGGGCAAATGGCTGGAGGTCGATCCTGGCAGTCCGATCGCGAAACATTATTTGTCCGCCAGTATCGGCGCCGATATTCCCGAGCGCGCATCGGATGCTTATATTCAGCAAACCTTCGACGGCTTTGCCGCCAGTTTCGACGAAGTCTTACAGAGGCTCGACTATCGCGCGCCCGAATTGACCGCGCAGGCGGTCGCCGAAATTTTTCCCGAAGCGCAAAACCGGCTTTTCGTGCTGGATGCCGGCTGCGGAACCGGATTATGCGGCGTTTATTTAAAACCGTATGCGCGCCAGTTGATCGGCGTCGATCTATCGCCTGCGATGTTACATAAAGCCCAGGGCCGCGACCTTTACGACGAATTGGCGGAAGCCGAACTGGTCGAGTATATCGGACGCTATGCCGCGGCATTCGACCTGATCGTTTCGGCCGATACCCTCTGCTATTTCGGCGAACTTCGGCCTTTTTTTGGGGCGGCCGGCAAGGCGCTGAAGGCGGGAGGTTGTCTGGTCTTTACGCTGGAAAAAATCGAGGACGGCGAGCGCCGGGACTTTAAGTTAAACCATCACGGCCGCTATTCGCATGATTCGGATTATGTGACTCAGGCGCTGGAGGCTTGTGGTCTTACCCTGTTGTCGCGGCGGACTGTGGTTCTGAGAATGGAGCGCGGTGAGCCGGTAGCCGGTTTGCTGGTGACAGCGACTGTAAAATAA
- the rlmH gene encoding 23S rRNA (pseudouridine(1915)-N(3))-methyltransferase RlmH → MQIHLISIGNRMPAWVQQGYDEYAKRLPRECELILKEIQPGNRGKNCDVARIVKDEGDRMLAAMPANCHSVTLDLAGKPWSTPELSVSLKRWLESGRNIALLIGGPEGLADAVKNTARESWCLSNLTFPHPLVRIVVAEQLYRAWSILNNHPYHRG, encoded by the coding sequence ATGCAAATACATCTGATTTCGATAGGAAACCGCATGCCGGCTTGGGTGCAGCAGGGTTACGACGAATACGCGAAGCGGCTGCCGCGGGAATGCGAATTGATTTTGAAGGAAATTCAGCCGGGCAACCGCGGCAAGAACTGTGATGTCGCCCGTATCGTGAAGGACGAAGGCGACAGGATGCTGGCCGCGATGCCGGCCAATTGTCATTCGGTCACGCTCGATCTGGCCGGCAAGCCCTGGTCCACGCCGGAACTTTCAGTGTCTTTGAAACGCTGGCTCGAAAGCGGCCGAAATATCGCCTTATTGATAGGGGGGCCGGAAGGCCTGGCCGATGCGGTCAAAAACACGGCGCGCGAATCTTGGTGTTTGTCGAATCTGACCTTTCCACACCCTCTGGTGCGGATCGTCGTGGCCGAGCAACTTTACCGAGCCTGGAGCATCCTGAACAACCACCCCTACCATCGCGGATGA
- the eno gene encoding phosphopyruvate hydratase, translating to MAAIVDIRAREVLDSRGNPTVEADVVLASGVVGSAMVPSGASTGEREAIELRDGDKSRYLGKGVLNAVNNVKTEIRSAIIGFDVADQEGIDNKMIELDGTESKSRLGANALLAVSMAAARAAAQESKQPLYRYLNKTGEFVMPVPMMNIINGGSHADNSVDLQEFMILPVGAPTFREAIRYGAEVFHNLAKVLKSKGLATTVGDEGGFAPNLSSNEEAISVILQAIEQAGFKPGVDIYLGLDAAASEYYSDGVYDLASENKQYSSAQMADFFVDWVNKYPIISIEDGFDENDWDGWKLITEKLGGRIQLVGDDLFVTNPKILKRGIEQNIANSILIKVNQIGTLTETLAAIDMAKKAGYSAVVSHRSGETEDTTIADLVVATGTGQIKTGSLSRSDRVAKYNRLMKIEEELGGVARYAGRGAFKSL from the coding sequence ATGGCTGCAATAGTAGATATTCGTGCAAGAGAAGTCCTGGATTCGCGCGGCAACCCGACCGTCGAAGCCGATGTAGTATTGGCGTCCGGCGTCGTCGGCAGCGCGATGGTGCCGTCCGGTGCTTCGACCGGCGAACGTGAAGCGATCGAATTGCGCGACGGCGACAAATCCCGCTACCTCGGCAAAGGCGTCTTGAACGCGGTGAACAACGTCAAGACCGAAATCCGTTCCGCGATCATCGGTTTCGACGTGGCCGACCAGGAAGGTATCGATAACAAGATGATCGAACTGGACGGCACCGAATCGAAATCGCGCCTGGGCGCCAACGCCTTGCTGGCGGTCTCGATGGCGGCGGCGCGTGCGGCGGCGCAGGAAAGCAAGCAGCCTTTGTACCGCTATCTGAACAAAACCGGCGAATTCGTAATGCCGGTGCCGATGATGAACATCATCAACGGCGGTTCGCATGCGGATAACAGCGTCGACCTGCAGGAATTCATGATTTTGCCGGTCGGCGCGCCGACCTTCCGTGAAGCGATCCGCTACGGTGCGGAAGTGTTCCACAACCTGGCCAAGGTGCTGAAGTCCAAAGGCCTCGCGACCACAGTCGGCGACGAAGGTGGTTTCGCTCCGAATCTGTCTTCGAACGAAGAAGCGATCAGCGTGATCCTGCAAGCGATCGAACAAGCCGGCTTCAAGCCAGGCGTCGACATCTATCTGGGTCTCGATGCGGCGGCGTCCGAATACTATTCAGACGGCGTCTACGATCTGGCGTCCGAAAACAAGCAATACAGCTCGGCGCAAATGGCCGATTTCTTCGTCGACTGGGTCAATAAATATCCGATCATCAGCATCGAAGACGGCTTCGACGAAAACGACTGGGACGGCTGGAAACTGATCACCGAAAAGCTCGGCGGCCGCATCCAGTTGGTCGGCGACGATTTGTTCGTGACCAACCCGAAAATCCTGAAACGCGGCATCGAGCAAAACATCGCAAACTCGATCCTGATCAAGGTGAACCAAATCGGCACCCTGACCGAAACTTTGGCCGCGATCGACATGGCGAAAAAAGCCGGCTACTCGGCGGTCGTTTCGCACCGTTCCGGCGAGACCGAAGACACCACGATCGCCGATCTGGTCGTCGCGACCGGCACCGGACAAATCAAGACCGGATCGCTGAGCCGTTCCGACCGTGTCGCCAAGTACAACCGCCTGATGAAGATCGAGGAAGAGTTGGGCGGCGTGGCGCGTTACGCAGGCCGCGGCGCATTCAAATCGCTGTAA
- the ftsB gene encoding cell division protein FtsB, whose amino-acid sequence MKFLVAVIILLIIHFQYRLWLGDGSLKETRAYQQRLAELKKLGEEKRQRNEKLYAEVKDLHKGQEAIEERARDELGMIREDETFFQVIEKKP is encoded by the coding sequence ATGAAATTTCTCGTTGCGGTCATCATCCTGCTGATCATTCATTTCCAGTACCGCCTGTGGCTCGGCGACGGCAGTCTGAAGGAGACGCGCGCCTATCAACAGCGCCTGGCGGAATTGAAGAAATTGGGTGAGGAAAAACGGCAGCGCAACGAGAAGCTTTATGCGGAAGTCAAGGACCTGCATAAAGGGCAGGAAGCGATCGAAGAACGTGCGCGCGATGAGTTGGGCATGATTCGCGAAGACGAAACTTTTTTTCAGGTGATCGAAAAAAAACCCTAA